The following proteins are co-located in the Papaver somniferum cultivar HN1 unplaced genomic scaffold, ASM357369v1 unplaced-scaffold_38, whole genome shotgun sequence genome:
- the LOC113342367 gene encoding peptidyl-prolyl cis-trans isomerase CYP95-like, whose translation MVLCMLVLLKEVLNCGTVINCRGRDRGSRDDYSPRRPISRSPGRSISRSPRRPISRSLERSVSKSPRRPISKSPRCSISKSPRRPISRSPPPRDERDYGSDRRSLSPPPAKVRSRSRSHEEDHRPDQRSPSPESKVHSPPRSSRDARDYVSNRRSPSPGVNGPSPSKSRSPRRSP comes from the exons ATGGTGTTGTGTATGCTTGTACTCTTGAAAGAGGTACTGAATTGTGGTACTGTGATAAATTGCAGAGGAAGGGATCGTGGTTCGAGAGATGACTATTCTCCAAGACGTCCCATCTCAAGGTCACCCGGGAGGTCCATCTCAAGGTCACCAAGACGTCCTATCTCAAGGTCACTTGAACGGTCCGTCTCCAAGTCACCAAGGCGTCCCATCTCCAAGTCGCCAAGATGTTCCATCTCCAAGTCGCCAAGACGTCCTATCTCAAGGTCACCTCCTCCACGGGATGAGAGGGACTATGGATCTGACCGAAGGTCACTTAGCCCTCCACCAGCCAAAGTTCGAAGTCGATCAAGATCTCATGAAGAGGACCACAGGCCAGATCAGAGGTCACCTAGCCCTGAGTCTAAGGTTCATAGTCCACCAAGGTCCTCGCGTGATGCGAGGGACTATGTATCGAATAGAAGGTCACCGAGTCCAGGAGTTAATGGTCCGAGTCCCTCTAAATCTCGTTCACCCAGACGCAG tCCATGA
- the LOC113342363 gene encoding uncharacterized protein LOC113342363 yields MIRALRKFGGSASVYSPHSPSANPIPKPNSSLSPTHSSFSSVLLNRVRHSRVYRTEQYVHPNYFYCDMKDFKEMLIGYKSGNKKMFPYIIEALIARHSEHAQDDEKLMNELGVLSRGGDKKEVHRENCARRDEGEGKEVESTTGFMEKERVWDYPPNPYGMSGYDFFSFGRTGGEVTDALGKPGHYLW; encoded by the exons atgATAAGGGCTTTACGAAAATTCGGTGGTTCTGCTTCTGTCTACTCGCCACATTCCCCATCTGCTAATCCGATCCCCAAACCAAACTCTAGTTTATCACCCACTCACTCATCTTTTTCTTCTGTTCTATTAAACAGAGTTCGCCACTCCAGAGTCTACCGAACCGAACAGTATGTTCACCCAAATTACTTTTATTGCGACATGAAGGATTTTAAAGAGATGCTAATTGGGTACAAGAGTGGTAACAAGAAAATGTTTCCATATATAATCGAAGCTTTGATAGCTAGGCATTCTGAACATGCGCAAGATGACGAGAAGCTTATGAACGAGCTTGGAGTTCTATCAAGAGGTGGTGATAAGAAGGAAGTTCATCGCGAGAATTGCGCCCGTCGTGATGAGG GAGAAGGGAAAGAAGTGGAGTCAACCACGGG GTTTATGGAAAAGGAGCGTGTCTGGGACTATCCTCCTAATCCGTATGGGATGAG TGGGTACGATTTCTTCTCATTCGGCAGGACAGGCGGTGAAGTAACTGATGCATTGGGCAAACCAGGTCATTATCTGTGGTAA